TATTGTGCAAAGGTCTGAGCCATCTGTGTTGCATGACAGAATGCGACCTTTGTTGGGATTGGGGAAGTTGATGAGGTCTGTATCAAGAATGTATAAACGGGGGAGACTAAGAGAGCCCATGATGATAGATGTGATGTTATTGACGATATAAACGTGGCGTAAAATTGATAAGATATGGGAGAATGAGAAGTGGTGTTACCGATTAAGAACGTAGTGTAGTTATTGCGGTGGTTGACTGACAGGAGGATGATGTATTTACAGCATTCCCAATTTAAGCGAAGCCCCTGTATTTAGTATGACCCAACATGGCAAAATTCTAGAATATTTCATTATATCGGAGAACAAGTGGATTAGCACTAAAGCCGTCCTTCGCGTGAACTTCGTGCTCCGAACGATCCGAGATTTTTCTAATGCCGGAGCTACCGTAAGATTTGGACTCGGAAAATGTGGAGACTGCGGTATCCATTCCGGCTTCAGTGCGGAAAGTGACGCAATGATATGGGAACTAAAACTCTGATCGAGGTACAGGGTAAGTTTGAAGAGAGGCCGAATGGCTGATATTATCCCTCGGTGGCATTGGAGAACGAGTAGGAGTTGGGGGAACTGTAGAACGACCCATCAGATCGAACTATAGCATTTGAAAGTGAAGTCATggaagacaagacatgtctCGTGTCAAACATTGATAGGCATTCACCTGATGACTCAAAATCTAATATCACTGCCGTGATAGTTTCGTGCAAAGCATGTAACGATTCCACCATCCAGCTTTGTCACAACTGATAAGCTTCAAAGAATGAGCCTTTGGGGCTTTGTGTATCACAATCACATGGTAATATCACAAGACAAAGAGATGACCAGGACAAGCTCAAGATTCATTAAATTATGTGATAATTCGCAAAATGTATCTAATTATGTCGCCCCCAACCAAAAGTCTTACAATCATGAGCTGTCCTCTTTGACACCTTGAGCATACCCATCCCAATCTTTCCTAACATTCAACAATCTAACAAGCTCCTCATCCCTTTGCTTCACCAAATCCCCATACCCCCTTTCGTCAATGGCCCTTCTCGTACCATCAATCCACTTGCCCTTTAACATCTCATCAACGATCGGATTCTCGGGCGCGTACCACGTCTGAAGCGGCCCCAGCAAGTGATCCGCAAAATGCTCAATTCCACCCTCTCCACCTCCAAGATGGAATAGAGTGCTGGGTCCCATGACACCCCATCGTAGACCGGGCCCGTACGATACAGCGTCGTCAATGTCTTGAACATCGCAGACGTCTTGTTGTAGGATATGGAACACTTCGCGCATGACGGCTGCTTGTATACGATTGGCGACGTGACCGGGAACTTCCTTCTTCAAATGAATAGGTTGTTTACCCATGTCCTCGTAGAACTTCATCGTGCGTTGGATGATTACGGGTGATGTTTGTATACCGCCGACGACTTCAACGAGAGGGATGAGATGAGGTGGATTGAACGGGTGTCCAACAACACATCTTTGCGGCACCGCAGCAGCAGTCATACCCTCTTGAATAGAAGAGCAAGTCAAACCACTAGAACTAGTCGCGATGATAACTTCACTTCCAAGCATCTCTCCCATGTCTTGGAAAAGCTTGCGCTTAAATTCAATACGTTCAGGACCATTCTCCTGGACGAAATCGGCGTTTTGTAACGCTTCGCTCATGGTGGTTGTGAAGACGACATCTTCAGGTTTGgccttgttgttcttgacCAAGCCAATGGATGAGAGCACGGGAAGAGCGTCGCGGATAAAGTTGCGGAGATATGTCTCTGAGGCAGGGTTGATGTCAAAGGCTTGTACTTTGAGGCCTTGGGCGAGGAATAGGGCTGACCATGAAGCGCCAATTGCGCCACAGCCGATGATGGCGACTGTATTGATTGACATTGTGTAGATAAGATGGATTAAATGATGTGATGAGCAAGACTTGACAATAACAGACTTGATCCAGATGTAATGATATTTATCTAATCTTCAGACATGGCAACAAAAATCCATTATCTCTTTCTATCTAACCCTATTAATTCCGTAAACATTCACCATCGCGCTTTCGGCATTGAGTCTCTTTAGCTTGGTTCATGCGCCGGTACTTCCAACGCCATGACATCGAAAGTATCGGCTCAGAAGCCGAAAAGTCTAAACCAAGTTTTTTTTCCCACGTTGGAAAAAGGCGTTGATCAATTACGTTTTTCGTTTACCGCCCTTTCATTCATCCTTTTCTAGAAAAATTCTAAAAGATTGGGGGTCTCTCCACTCTGACGTTGAAGATCTGATGGAATTGTTTCCGCGTTTTGAGCCTCATGTTGCATGCATTGAGAAGCCGCGTGTAATTATCTCCACATGTACCGTTTGAATGTCCACATTGGATCCGCTCGCGCTCGCGTTTTGAGATTACCGACTTGCTTGTTTTTTCGGATTGATccgttgaagatgatgcagATGCCGATGAGATTGAGAAGTTGTGGATAGAATTTTCAAGGCGATACATTGATAGTTTTAAGTTGCGTAAAGACACTCCATCTATCAGAGTCTGTAGTATCAACATATAATACATTCTAATACCCCTTTCGTCTCAACTTATTGTATCAACacattctcttccttctccatcAATACCTCATCCCTTTTCCTCCATATCTACATCATGTCTCAGGACTCAAGAATTCCCGATATCTACGGTCCAGGTACCCACACCGACCGCACCTTCAACCCCGTCCCAGAAGACACAGAACGTATCTTCCGCCTCATCGCCTCTCAAACTCCCGGCTTTACCCAAGATGAACAAATCCTTTCAAAGGTCAAGTTCGAGGGCGAGTCATTCCCTGTGATTCCCGGCCCCATCAAGGCCGTCTCTGTCGCTGCCTCTCTACACGCCATGGCTGGTGTTTTGGCCGATGAGATCCTAACCATCCGCGGTGCCGAAGACAGGCAGCGACAAATTACCGTCAATACAACACAAGCTGGCCTTTGGTTCGGCAACATCGCTACTGCTTACGTCGACAAGAAAGACGCCCTCTCACTAGCCAAGTCTGGAGAGCTCAAGAAGCTTTTGCCAAACTGGGAGCAAGGCTGGGTTGACACGCCGCTCAAGTACCGCACTACAGGTCTCTATCCTACTTCTGATCCTGAAGTGTGGTACTCACTTCACGGCTCGATGAAGGCTGAGCCCGTCCTCAAGTCGATCGGCGTTGACCCTTCTGAGCCCATCTCGTCCAACGAGGAGGCAGCTGCTCACATCGCCAAGTTCACAAGCAAGCTTTCCCCAGAGAAGCTTGAGCTTACCAACCTTCTCAATGGCAACTGCGGTAGTATCTGCTTCACTCCCAAGCAATGGAACGAGAGTGAGATGGGCAAGTCACTTGCTGCGCACCCTCTCATCAACGTGAAGCAACAGCACCAAGCTATCCCTACACCCCCCGTCGCCTTCcctcctcttgacccatcCGACCAACGTCCTCTTGCTGGAGTCAAGGTCGTCGAGATGACCCGAGTCATCGCCGGTCCTCAAATCGGTGCCATTCTATCTTCCTTTGGCGCTGACGTTATTCGCGTCAACCCACCTCATCTTCCCGATATCAATATTATGCAACTCACCCTCAACGCCGGCAAGCGTACCGTCGCCATTGATCTGCGCAAGCCCGAGGAAGCAGCTCTCATCAAGTCCCTCATTGCCGAGGCAGATGTCTTCATCCAGGGCTTCCGTATGAACAAGATGCCCAAGTACGGTCTTGGTTTGAATGATATTCTCAAGATGGCTGGTGAGCGTGGTCGTGGTATCGTGCATGTTTCGGAGAACTGCTACGGTCCTGATGGATACTACGCTGAGCGACCCGGTTGGCAACAGATTGCTGACGCAGCTGCTGGTTCGGCCTATGTCACTGGCAAGTCCCTCAAGCTGCCTAACAATGAAGTTGTCCTACCTTCTTTGCCTGTCAGTGACATGACCACCGGTGCTCTTGGCGCCGTCGGTactcttcttgcccttcgcGACCGTGCCACCAAGGGTGGAAGCTATGCTGTCCATGCCTCCCTGGTTGCCGTCAACAGTTACGCTCTCCGCCCTGACGTTGGCCTGTACTCTCCCGAGACCGTCGCTGAGTGCGCCGAGCGCTTCCAATGGGCCGAGATGCGTGGTTCACACCACGTCCTGGATCTCTTGCTGACTGTCTGGGACGGCTGGAAGCGAGTCTTGGGAAGCACTCTTGCGGAGGATAGTGGGTTTTACCAGAGCTTTGAGAACAGCGCTTTCGATGGCAAGAAGCTTAGCATTCTTAAGCCTGTTGTGAGATTGAGCGATGAGAAGAGCACACCTCAGTGGAAGACTCCCAGTGTGCCTTATGCATATGAAAAGGCAGAGGGTATCAAGTTTCTATAGATAGACATCCAGCATATAGACCAGCGATTGAGATTTACTCCTAGACATAGATTCAATTAATTCATTCgatttgatgatgagaatttTCGTTGCAGTGATTGTGGCGAGTTACGGTGTCGATGATACAACAAATCCAACTCTAACTGTACCCAAAATTAGTTTGTAATGACGTGCCTGAGATTGGTAAGATGCGCTAAAATTTAGTGCTTCTTCCACTAAAATTGTGTGCGGCAACAGATGTAGCTTCTGCGCTAAGTGTTAAGTTATGAGGCGTGGTCCATTTCTTTACTTGTCTTCATCAGGTGGTTCATGCAACATCCGTTTAGCGATAAGCTGCTATGAGTCACTGCCGGTTTCACTGATTATTATCCTACACAATGCGACTGAGTCGATAAAACTACAATATGCAACCTTCAGTACTCTGTGATGGCCGTTACAACACGACCGACAACTACTAGGTCGCATTTTTAGATCTCTACAGCTACCTAGAACCTTCACCTGTCAATTATTTAGAGTCGAGCGAAATGGAGGAGACCAATAACGCTACAACGGAAACATCAAGACTGACAAGAGTTGCTTACATCCGCACCATCCTAGACAAAAAGACTACCGAAGAACTTACCGAAAATGACAGGTTCAATCTAAACTCATGGCTCTGTACGTGGGTTGGGCAAAACGTCCCTTGGGATCCATGGGGTAGTGGCCGCAAAAACCGTACAAAACCTCCACCAGACCTTCTTCATCGCTACATTCTCGGATACTCTACCGGTGCAGATTCTTATATCCTGGATTGGCTTCTTAGAAATTCTGAACCAAAGTACGCCAGGTTGTCTCGGTCTGACTTTACGGTCTATCTTTCTGCTACTCAGATGAATGACCCAAACAACAAAGACCTTCTCCAACGATTTGCATCAACGAATGTGACAATCAAGAAAATCACAAATCCATCGGAGTAGTACCCATCAGATGATATATGCGACTCGGCCATGCTCGCGGAAAGTGATTATATCATAGACCAAACTCTCCAATCCGGTCCCAACAGCTGGTTATCAACAGACGCTCTCTACCGCGACTCCCTCCGCCACGGCCATCCCCAACGCTACAAAACAGAAGAACATAGTAACTTCTACTACCAAAACAGACTAAGGAACAAAATGGGTCACACACTGACATCGTGTCAATACCCGCATGGCAAATCTGTGCAATGGAAGCAGTACCATGAAAAACAATGGAGGGACTATGAGTGCCCGTCTTGTGGCCAGCGCTGCAAGAGGAGTAAAGGTTGTAAGAATACAGGTGAAGATTGGGCTTCTGATAGGAATAAGCGCAAGGATGCTTGGATGGATGGGTTGGATTTATCGGCGGCTAGACCACCTGGTTTTGAGAAGTACTGGATGAGATTGAGTGTGAATGATGTGGTTTATTACTGTGGTGATAGTTTCAGGAAATGGAATTGGAGATCTGTTGATACTTTCTCAGGGGAATGGAAACGAGATTGATTCCCAATGGTTGTATTTATGGTTTCAAAAATAAGAGTCTGCTTTTTTCATTTACatattttactatatctACCAACAGAGTGGGCTAACACGATTTCTACTTAAATCTCGTGCTGTCCACAACCCAAATGTCGAAGACCCATAGCCTCAAGCTCATCGATCATACCCAGGTCAGGTCCAACGCTGCGCTGTTGGAGGTTCTGGAGAGTGGCGTCGGTGATTTTGGTCTTGGGGATCAATTTGGTGCCTCGTTCGTCGAGTGTAGCAAGGATGTGTGCAGCAGCCTAATGATTGTTAGCGATTCGCCCGACAGATCTTTAAGCGTATGACTTACCTTGGCGTTGACGGTGAGAGTCTTGGAGTCGGGATTGTCAATGGTATCGCAGGCTTGATGGTAGCAAGGATCTTGCGCAACAGCAGTACCCTATTCGTCATGTCAGTAACAAGCCATCAGACCACTATGTCAGCTTACAGTATGTAAGAACCCAAAAGGCTTGTTCAAATTCTGCCAGAAAGAAGCATAGTCACTTCCGTTGGTGAGCACCGCAGGAGTAACTTCAATACCCTTGCTTGTGAAGTAATCAACAAAGATCTTCTCCGTCACTTCGGATCCCTTGGGAGCCTTGGATCCGTGAGAGCTACCGTCGGTATCAGCGACACCGAAGAAACCCTTGGCGACCATGTCGAAGTTGAGATAGACGAGAAGATCGTTGACGTCCTTGGTGGCCAGGTTGGATGTGTAGAACTTGCTTCCCAGAAGGCCGTTCTCCTCGGCTCCCCACCAGGCGAAACggatcttgttcttggtcTTGTACTTGGAAAGAGCGAGGAAGAGCTCAAGGATCAGAGAAGAACCGGAACCTGGGAATGTTAGCTTGAATGAGTATATACGAGAAGGGTCGACGTACCGTCATCGTTAATACCAGGGCCAGCTTGAACACTGTCAAGATGAGCACCCAGCTGTTAGATGGTTAGTTACATGTACTTTCGGCTGGGAGAAGTAGACAAACCATGATAACGTTGCGGGGATCGCCACCAGTAGTCTCAGCAATGACATTCTGTGTGATCCTCTCCTCGATAGTCTGCGACTGCTGGAAGTACGCCTCAACCTTTTCACCAGCCTCAATTCtctccttcagcttcaaACCATCAGCAAGGTTGATGAAACCCGCGGGAACGTGCTTCTCGGGGTTTGGCGCACTGAGTGAACCAGCAGTGACATTAGTCGACAAGTCATGGTAAATGATGACCGCAGAAGCACCCGCTGCAGCAGCAGGGATGACTCTTCCGGCAAGAGTTCCACCAGTAGGACATCTAAATCGCTGCACCAAGACAATCTTGCCCTTGACGTCAAGGTTATCGTATGAAGAAGCGTCGCAGCCAGCAGCGCCTTCCGGGCCTAGCGCAATCTCTGCGGTGATTCCCTCTTCGGAAGTAGAAGGGGAGTAGGTCAGGCCATAAACGTAGATGGACTTGTCGTCGACTTTGAGGTCAATTGAGTCGACGTAGGCAAAGAGTGCGGGGAAGTTCTGTTTCCAGACCTTGGCATTCTTGACCTTGGAGGCGCGCTTGTAGATGTAATCGACCGAGGCATCATAACCTGCAAGTCCAAAAGCTCGGTTACCACCGTTGGCGAATGCGATGTCGTTTAGAGCTTCGAGATTGGATATGAGACTATTGATTGTGAGCTTTGGTGGGAAAGATGAGCAGTGACATGGTGAACTTACTTCTTAGTCTTGATGTCGGCTTGGAACTTCTTGGAGTCGAGCTTCTTACCCTTGGCCAGAGCATGACCAGGAGCCAGCGACAGCAAAGTCGCGAGGGTAGTGCTAAACTTCATTTTGAGGAATTGCCCTTGAATTGACGTGAAGGAGTGGATAACCGATCATTTTCTGGATGGGAGGTATTGTCTCAATTTATACTGAAATGCAGATCGGATAACGTGACGACATGATTTACAATCGCCATTAGTTTCTGTGCCCAGAAGACACAAGGCCCGGGTATAGTTTCTGTTAGGGAAGGTCGATTCATGCCAAGAAGTGGGCGTGGTGATCGATATGTAGGTACTTTTTTTAAGTTGGGGCTGGGCATGGGTCTTATCGCAGGCGGTGACGATGGTCAGTAGGGGAGTTATTGTTTGAACTCACTGTCCATTGTCGGCCTTGACAACCTGATTCGATATACTTGGTCTTGTCTCAATTGAGGCGAGCAAACAACGATGCCTTTATTGAACCTACAGTCATACTTGAGATTGAGTAGAAAGAAAAACATTTACCGACGAGTTGGACCAACCTCCGATTGAGGTTGCATCGTCAGTGGGTCCTTCTGATAATTGGAGAAAACCCCGCAAAGATTGAGTCTGCCGAGACGATAAACAGATAATGGCGAATTGTTTTTGGCGTTGAGCCAATCTGGCAGGTCCAAAACCCTACAAGGATCAAGAACCATACGAATAAGCTTAACAATCAAAAGTTCTTTGAAAGCACTAGACTGATATAGGAATGagacaaaaagaaggaaaagcgTATCAAGTTTATGCAAGTGGAGAATTGAAACTGGCGATATGAGGTTAAGCTACTGTGTGTAGCGAATAGCGCGCTATCTTTTAGTGCAGCAgcatataatttaataagaattatttgcttatatattatctagattAATAGTTATGTCTACTTGagtaaagaatatagttaaAGGTATATTGAGTATACATAGCAAAAGCATAGTGCAGTGGAGTGATAAAAGAAAGGACGCTCACCGTATCGTGTGTATGCTCTATCATCTCATGATGAGCGATAAGATGGGTCATCTATTTACAGGCCTGATGATTTACGAAGGCCTTGATGCTTGGGGAGTCCAAAACTCGGATGGAAATCCATGTACTTCCTCTgaaattattaatctttGCAAAGAGCTGGTTTTTATTGATAACAACAATTAAGCTATTCTCCCACAATCTGCGCTGCCTATAGGAAGCCTTTGTACCCCATGCGGACCTAGTTACTATAGACCCCAGGTAAGATCTCCGATGGAGTGGATGATTAGATTGGGAGGTGGGCAGACATCACTATCATGAAGGGATAGGTAGAGAGGTTGCAGTTCTGGAATTTGAATCTAAATTATTACAACACGCTATGTAACCATCAAAACACCAAATATACAAATCCACCTGCTTATCCCAAACCTCACACGCACAGACAGTTAAAAATACAGAAAAGGCATTCCGTTCATCTCTTTCGCATAGCCACCCAGCTGACCAGTCTAATTGAACCGCTTGACTCTGTCAACTATTGCTGGTAGTCGTCTTGTGTATGCTCGCCTTCACCCTCATGTCTGGAAGGTCATATGTTAGCACCTCGTCAATGTAAAAACGGACTTTACGGACCGTCTAAAATGTCTTTCTAATAAATCCCTTCTATGAAAGCGCCTTTCGCAAATTTGACATTGGTATTGTGGCTCTTGGTGGGAAGATTGATGCCGTCTGTTATTTGTTAGTACTTCGATTCGTTGTCGCATGTGCATGTGTATGGAGGCAAAATACCTAAGATGTTCGGCTCTAGTGTATACCTGGTAAACTTAGTACTGGCTTGATTTCATTGACCGCGATTCTTACCTTTTGACATTCTGAACAGACGTGAACGGGTTTTCCCTTTTTTGCTTTGGACACCTTTCCATTCGGCGTTAATTGAGGGTCACTGTAGTCGCTCATTTTGGAAGAAATAAAAAACGTCACAACAGATAACAAAAGTAAAAAAGCAAAACGCCAGCGGAATGAGACCTTTTTCAACACACAGAAACAAATGATCATTCATTCCATATTTAAACAAATAAATCCTCCGACTCCTATGTCATTTCGCTTCGTAATTCCTCTTGAGTTAAGCCACGCGCTTATGATGAAAGGAGGCTTTGATCTGGGCATGACGAATCCATCGGGTGGTCCTGTCGATCAAAAATAGAATCTCCAATCGCCAATCATAGCCAACTAGAATAAACAAAAAAGCGGGCGTATTGCGTTCCGGGGTACGAAATCCTCAGCCCCGGAACAGGAATGATGATAGCGCGTAGGGATTATTGGTGGGGGGCTTTGCTTAGCTGACAAGATGGATGGCTTGTTGACTCAACTCAGCTTTGGCTAGATTGGGCGAGTGACAGTGAGAAGTAGTCAGACCGCGGAGGTCGGACATTTCCATGGCCGATATGTTAATGCTGGAAGTGGAAATTTGGTCGATGACTAGAGTAAGACAGACAGCAGAGGCTGACAAGTCATCGCTGCATTTATAATGAACTGGGCATGGGCAATAGTATATCGTGAATCACTTCTTTTCATCAGCTGAGTGGTTATACCATGTTGGTATGTGATTTCCTTGAGTCTAACTTGACAATGTATTGACAACTGTTGGTCCTTCCCATGCCTTGGTGATCACGGCCATGACAAGGATCATATTGAAACCAATACTGCCTAACCACAGTTTTCTGAACTAGATGGATGATGACTGTGTACCTATCGCGTCATTTTACTTGCTGTTCCCTTTCCAGCAACATGATGCCCTCCAGCGACGATCTtccacaacaacaacaaccagcGTAATTGGTTTAGTGGTAAAATTCTCCGTTGCCAGTCACGTGCACTTCCTTCCTCGATCGACATCGATATAACCTATTTTTAACCAATAATCTCTTTACGCCAATAGGGTTCCTTCGGAACCCCATTTGGCGTAAAGAGCCCTGGGTTCGATTCCCAGATTACGCAAAATCTCGAAAGCTGCGCTTCGAATATCTTTTTGCATGTTGGGATGTTTTCTGAGGCTATTCGGACTTGGGGGTGGTGAGAGGTGCAATGTGGCGGCAAGTTGGAGCCAAATACTAGTGCCATACGAAATGGGAAGGTAGTTATGGATTTGAACATATCTACTACTAATCCCAAATGAACCCAGTAATCAAGACGCACACTTGTGTAGTGGTCGTGGGACGAAGTACGTGGTGTCAATGGTTCGGTATGAGAGGCAGATGAATCCAAATCGGAGGCGGCTGATCGTGTGTAGTCGATGTAGCATGAGGGAAAACAGCACTGAAGCAAGTAAAACATTCTAGGTAGGAATTGGGATGAAGACTAAAAATCGAACAAGTCATTATATATAGCTGTTCAGGCACGAACAAGTACTAAAGTGTTTAACAACAAAAAGGATAGGCCAAATTAACATGAACAAGAGCAAAGTCAAAGTCCCAGCTCCTTCTTTATAGCAGGCAGAATAACATTATCATTCCAGTTCCAGATCAATCCGCTGCTATGACCAGTAAATGCAGCACCGGTCCAATAAGTGTTGCGAGGTCCTTCAAGCTTCAGAAGCTCCTCAAagcctaagagcagggtcaatgaaagctcaattacacacACGCTCCTCAAAGAAGCCATCACCAATCTCCTTGGAAGAAACATGGAGTTCGAAAGGTGCATGATTGACGAGGACAGGAAATGTGACCTTCTTCGCTGCACCAGCTGGGACAGCACCTACACGAGCAAGATTCGTGAGTTCCCTTCGAATGACAGCCTTGGCATCAGCGAGACTGTAGTCGGCATTGTCAAAGGCTACACCGAGAAGGAATTGCTCTGAAAAGCCGGGAGGGATGTTGTAGCCGTTGCTTCCAGGGATGACAGGTGTATGGGCCGGTGTGAAAGCGCCGACGTTTTGAAGGTTGACATCGACACCGGCGATGTTGGCGACACCTGCGACATAGCCATAGGCAGAGAACTTCGAGAATATGTTCCTTTCGTGTGGGGCAAGATCAAATGAACCGACGTTCTTCAGAGTCTGGGGAATGGCAACAAGAAGCTTGCGTGCCTTGAAGGTAACGTACTTCCCATGTTGTTTAATGgtaacaacaacaccatgTTTGCTCCTCTTGACACTCTTGACATCCGAGTCAAGGTAAATCTCATCAGTGAGCTCAAGGGCCGCAGCATCATAGATAGTTCGAGCATTGCCAGTTTTTGGGACAATAAATCCTTTGGTGACACTCTGCAACAAGCCAGGTCCAAACTTCTTGATCCCGTAGAGAGCAGGAATGGTGGTGATGTTTCCAGGGTACCAGCCAAACTGagagatgagagagaggAGATCAGTGAAGTTGTTTTGTTTAGCAAACTGTGAGAAAGGCTGAAGAAGCTCCTTGGGCACAGGGTTGGGAACAAAAGTATAACCTTGGTCGATCCAAGGATACTTTGTCAAGACGTTTTGGCTGTAGGATTGTATCGCAGAAGCTATAGCCTTTGCTTTGGCATCGGCGGTAGCCTTATCTGGAGGGGGAATGGGGATGCCGAGAGAAAAGTCATATTGTTTGGTCTCTTTGTCAGAGACGAGAGGACTTCTGACGATAGTCTCAACGCCAAGGCGGTCGAAATACTTTTGGACAGTCTTGCTGTTCTCAAATATGACAACACCAACGTTGGCCGCCGCCTTTGTCTTGGGGTTGATGTATGTCTCAGCATGACCTCCGATCTTGTCCTGTTTCTCAATCACAGCAACCTTTGCTCCAGCATCCTTGAGGTTGATGGCTGCATGGATACCAGATGCACCGCCGCCAATGATTGCAACATCCACGTCGATGATATTGACTGGGGACGTATAGGCCGCCGCTGCGGAGGTTGTTGATAGGCAAGATGCCAGGATGAGGGCAGAACTGAAGAGTCTCATtgcgagaaggagaagaggaagaagaatgaaTGA
This Fusarium poae strain DAOMC 252244 chromosome 3, whole genome shotgun sequence DNA region includes the following protein-coding sequences:
- a CDS encoding hypothetical protein (SECRETED:SignalP(1-19)); amino-acid sequence: MRLFSSALILASCLSTTSAAAAYTSPVNIIDVDVAIIGGGASGIHAAINLKDAGAKVAVIEKQDKIGGHAETYINPKTKAAANVGVVIFENSKTVQKYFDRLGVETIVRSPLVSDKETKQYDFSLGIPIPPPDKATADAKAKAIASAIQSYSQNVLTKYPWIDQGYTFVPNPVPKELLQPFSQFAKQNNFTDLLSLISQFGWYPGNITTIPALYGIKKFGPGLLQSVTKGFIVPKTGNARTIYDAAALELTDEIYLDSDVKSVKRSKHGVVVTIKQHGKYVTFKARKLLVAIPQTLKNVGSFDLAPHERNIFSKFSAYGYVAGVANIAGVDVNLQNVGAFTPAHTPVIPGSNGYNIPPGFSEQFLLGVAFDNADYSLADAKAVIRRELTNLARVGAVPAGAAKKVTFPVLVNHAPFELHVSSKEIGDGFFEERVCN
- a CDS encoding hypothetical protein (SECRETED:SignalP(1-20)~MEROPS:MER0001288) gives rise to the protein MKFSTTLATLLSLAPGHALAKGKKLDSKKFQADIKTKNLISNLEALNDIAFANGGNRAFGLAGYDASVDYIYKRASKVKNAKVWKQNFPALFAYVDSIDLKVDDKSIYVYGLTYSPSTSEEGITAEIALGPEGAAGCDASSYDNLDVKGKIVLVQRFRCPTGGTLAGRVIPAAAAGASAVIIYHDLSTNVTAGSLSAPNPEKHVPAGFINLADGLKLKERIEAGEKVEAYFQQSQTIEERITQNVIAETTGGDPRNVIMLGAHLDSVQAGPGINDDGSGSSLILELFLALSKYKTKNKIRFAWWGAEENGLLGSKFYTSNLATKDVNDLLVYLNFDMVAKGFFGVADTDGSSHGSKAPKGSEVTEKIFVDYFTSKGIEVTPAVLTNGSDYASFWQNLNKPFGFLHTGTAVAQDPCYHQACDTIDNPDSKTLTVNAKAAAHILATLDERGTKLIPKTKITDATLQNLQQRSVGPDLGMIDELEAMGLRHLGCGQHEI